The following are from one region of the Nocardioides marmotae genome:
- a CDS encoding NAD(P)H-dependent amine dehydrogenase family protein, whose product MRVVQWATGGVGKAAIETLLLHPELELVGCWVHSPDKHGRDVGELIGRAPIGVTATSSVEEILALDADCVLYSPLVPDRDEVAALLRSGKNVVTPVGWFYPSERAAGPLAEACAEGGTTLHGTGINPGGITELHPLMFSALSSAVTFVRGEEFSDIRTYDAPDVVRHIMMFGGLPEDAMGGPMLGLLTGGFRQSVRMCLDALGFSKDAELRTSQEVAVATAPIDSPIGPIEPGRVAAQRFVWEAVVGELVVVRVAVNWLMGEEHLDPPWTFGPEGERFEVEVQGDPPSYVTIKGWQPSSVAEGLLRNPGVVATAAHCVNSIPYVVAAPPGIQTFLDLPLVAGRAHPDLA is encoded by the coding sequence TGGTGGGGTGCTGGGTCCACTCCCCCGACAAGCACGGCCGCGACGTCGGCGAGCTGATCGGCCGCGCGCCGATCGGGGTGACCGCGACCTCCAGCGTCGAGGAGATCCTCGCCCTGGACGCCGACTGCGTCCTCTACTCCCCGCTCGTGCCCGACCGGGACGAGGTCGCGGCGCTGCTGCGGTCGGGCAAGAACGTCGTCACGCCGGTCGGCTGGTTCTACCCCTCCGAGCGCGCCGCCGGCCCGCTCGCCGAGGCGTGCGCCGAGGGCGGCACCACGCTGCACGGCACGGGGATCAACCCGGGCGGGATCACCGAGCTGCACCCGTTGATGTTCTCCGCGCTCTCCTCGGCGGTGACGTTCGTGCGCGGGGAGGAGTTCTCCGACATCCGCACGTACGACGCCCCCGACGTGGTCCGCCACATCATGATGTTCGGCGGCCTCCCCGAGGACGCGATGGGCGGCCCCATGCTCGGCCTGCTCACCGGCGGCTTCCGCCAGTCGGTGCGGATGTGCCTGGACGCGCTCGGCTTCAGCAAGGACGCCGAGCTGCGCACCTCCCAGGAGGTCGCGGTCGCCACCGCCCCGATCGACTCCCCCATCGGCCCCATCGAGCCGGGTCGCGTCGCTGCGCAACGCTTCGTCTGGGAAGCCGTGGTCGGCGAGCTCGTCGTCGTCCGGGTCGCGGTCAACTGGCTGATGGGCGAGGAGCACCTCGACCCGCCGTGGACGTTCGGGCCCGAGGGCGAGCGGTTCGAGGTCGAGGTGCAGGGCGACCCGCCGTCGTACGTCACCATCAAGGGCTGGCAGCCCAGCAGCGTCGCCGAAGGGCTCCTGCGCAACCCCGGCGTCGTCGCGACCGCCGCCCACTGCGTGAACTCCATCCCGTACGTCGTCGCCGCACCGCCGGGCATCCAGACCTTCCTCGACCTCCCGCTCGTCGCCGGCCGCGCGCACCCCGACCTGGCCTGA
- a CDS encoding HNH endonuclease signature motif containing protein — protein sequence MALIATLEHPLDTPADVLSLARAKQRAANAAEAELLEAAVQWCVLHPAESLDDAASWSVFRGFGDKPVCLAGEGAPFVTEFAVVEFAAGLGKSEDAGRAYLAEALELRYRLPKLWAKVTSLDLPAWKARSLARRTLHLPKKGAAFVDTHVAPVASTIGPAALERLLEEALVRFDPDEAQRVATERAEARHVTVQSRQVSFDGHVDVWATLDLADALDLDDALAKGAARLEALGCTDTLDARRSVALGDMARRQMQLEFDTDPKPLVVHVHQRPDGTLDDITRVENVRGFVLTSQLADWCTRAARSDAGKTITVKPVIDLSERIHVEAYEVPDRLSTQTRLRDLHCVFPWCTRPAHASSRVDDDHVIPHARGGPTATENIAPLCRRHHRAKTHGGWSQQSPSPGTFEWRSPTGLTYRVDHRGTHDLGPEPPPT from the coding sequence ATGGCCTTGATCGCGACGCTCGAGCACCCGCTGGACACCCCAGCCGACGTGCTGAGCCTCGCGCGCGCCAAGCAGCGCGCCGCCAATGCGGCCGAGGCCGAGCTCCTCGAAGCGGCGGTCCAGTGGTGCGTGCTGCACCCGGCGGAGTCGTTGGACGATGCAGCGTCCTGGTCGGTGTTCCGCGGGTTCGGCGACAAGCCGGTCTGCCTGGCGGGTGAGGGTGCTCCGTTCGTGACCGAGTTCGCGGTGGTGGAGTTCGCCGCGGGCCTGGGGAAGTCCGAGGACGCCGGCCGGGCCTATCTCGCCGAGGCCCTCGAGCTGCGCTACCGGCTCCCGAAGCTCTGGGCCAAGGTCACCTCGCTGGACCTCCCGGCCTGGAAGGCGCGGTCGCTGGCGCGGCGGACGCTGCACCTGCCGAAGAAGGGTGCGGCGTTCGTCGACACCCATGTCGCGCCGGTGGCCTCGACCATCGGGCCGGCGGCTCTGGAGCGGTTGCTGGAGGAGGCGTTGGTCCGGTTCGACCCTGACGAGGCGCAGCGGGTGGCGACCGAGCGGGCCGAGGCTCGGCACGTGACGGTCCAGTCGCGGCAGGTGTCTTTCGACGGGCACGTGGACGTGTGGGCGACCCTGGACCTGGCCGATGCGCTCGACCTCGACGACGCCCTGGCGAAGGGCGCGGCGAGGCTGGAGGCGCTGGGGTGCACCGACACCCTCGACGCCCGCCGCTCGGTCGCGCTGGGTGACATGGCGCGGCGGCAGATGCAGCTGGAGTTCGACACCGACCCCAAGCCCCTCGTGGTCCACGTCCACCAGCGTCCCGACGGGACCCTCGACGACATCACGCGCGTCGAGAACGTCCGCGGGTTCGTCCTCACCAGCCAGCTCGCGGACTGGTGCACCCGCGCCGCGCGGTCCGACGCCGGCAAGACGATCACCGTGAAGCCGGTCATCGACCTGAGCGAGCGGATCCACGTCGAGGCCTACGAGGTCCCCGACCGCCTCTCGACCCAGACCCGGCTCCGCGACCTGCACTGCGTGTTCCCCTGGTGCACCCGCCCCGCCCACGCGTCATCGCGAGTGGATGACGACCACGTCATCCCCCACGCCAGGGGCGGACCGACGGCGACCGAGAACATCGCCCCACTCTGTAGGCGCCACCACCGCGCCAAGACCCACGGCGGCTGGTCACAACAATCACCCTCGCCGGGCACGTTTGAGTGGCGAAGTCCGACCGGACTCACCTACCGGGTCGACCACCGAGGCACCCACGACCTCGGCCCCGAACCGCCCCCGACATAG
- a CDS encoding spermidine synthase → MSGPRHEIVPADRRDAWLVRLDGRDQSYVDLADPTHLAFDYVRRLGDVVDLHRRAGEPTRVVHVGGAGLTLPRYVAAIRPGSWQVVLEPDEELTAAVREQLPLPRRSGIRVRPVDGLAGVAALREDCADLVVLDAYAAGRVPAELVTTAFFADVARVLVPGGWFLLNLSDRAPFAATRDAIAGLRSVFRRTLVAAEPATLRARRPGNLTVVAGPDDSLAEALAARASGGALAARVLGHDRVSDSFGGGTGT, encoded by the coding sequence GTGAGCGGGCCCCGTCACGAGATCGTGCCGGCCGACCGGCGCGACGCCTGGCTGGTCCGGCTCGACGGGCGCGACCAGTCCTACGTCGACCTGGCCGACCCCACCCACCTCGCCTTCGACTACGTGCGCCGCCTCGGCGACGTCGTGGACCTGCACCGGCGCGCCGGCGAGCCCACCCGCGTCGTGCACGTCGGCGGCGCGGGCCTGACCCTGCCGCGGTACGTCGCGGCGATCCGGCCCGGCTCCTGGCAGGTCGTGCTCGAGCCGGACGAGGAGCTGACCGCCGCGGTGCGCGAGCAGCTGCCGCTGCCGCGGCGCAGCGGGATCCGGGTGCGGCCCGTCGACGGGCTCGCGGGGGTCGCCGCGCTCCGCGAGGACTGCGCCGACCTCGTCGTCCTCGACGCGTACGCCGCCGGGCGGGTGCCCGCCGAGCTGGTCACCACCGCGTTCTTCGCCGACGTCGCGCGGGTGCTCGTCCCGGGCGGCTGGTTCCTGCTCAACCTCAGCGACCGGGCGCCCTTCGCGGCCACGCGCGACGCGATCGCCGGCCTGCGCTCGGTCTTCCGCCGCACGCTGGTGGCGGCCGAGCCGGCCACGCTCCGCGCCCGCCGGCCCGGCAACCTCACCGTCGTGGCCGGCCCGGACGACTCCCTCGCCGAGGCGCTCGCCGCCCGCGCGTCCGGCGGGGCGCTGGCGGCCCGTGTGCTGGGCCACGACCGGGTGAGTGACTCCTTCGGCGGCGGAACGGGTACCTGA
- a CDS encoding YnfA family protein — protein sequence MTVARSLLLFGLAALAEIGGAWLVWQGVREHRGWVWIGAGVLALGAYGFVATLQPDAHFGRILAAYGGVFVAGSLAWGMAVDGFRPDRYDVTGALLCLVGVAVIMYSPRGA from the coding sequence ATGACCGTCGCCCGCTCGTTGCTCCTCTTCGGGCTCGCCGCGCTCGCGGAGATCGGCGGCGCCTGGCTGGTCTGGCAGGGCGTCCGCGAGCACCGCGGCTGGGTGTGGATCGGCGCGGGGGTGCTCGCCCTGGGCGCCTACGGCTTCGTCGCCACCCTCCAGCCCGATGCCCACTTCGGGCGCATCCTCGCGGCGTACGGCGGGGTCTTCGTCGCCGGTTCGCTGGCCTGGGGGATGGCCGTCGACGGCTTCCGGCCCGACCGCTACGACGTGACCGGCGCGCTGCTGTGCCTGGTCGGCGTCGCGGTGATCATGTACTCCCCGCGCGGCGCGTGA
- a CDS encoding DUF1330 domain-containing protein: protein MAAYWISTYVEVTDTDKLAAYAALAGPALEAGGGRFLARGLPEQVYEAGQRTRTVLIEFASVEAAVAAHDSPAYQEALAALGGGAVRDLRIVPGA, encoded by the coding sequence ATGGCGGCCTACTGGATCAGCACCTACGTCGAGGTGACCGACACCGACAAGCTCGCGGCGTACGCCGCCCTGGCCGGACCGGCCCTGGAGGCGGGCGGCGGCCGGTTCCTGGCCCGCGGGCTCCCCGAGCAGGTCTACGAGGCCGGGCAGCGGACCCGGACCGTGCTCATCGAGTTCGCCTCGGTCGAGGCGGCCGTCGCCGCGCACGACAGCCCGGCCTACCAGGAGGCGCTGGCCGCCCTCGGCGGCGGCGCCGTGCGCGACCTGCGGATCGTGCCGGGGGCCTGA
- a CDS encoding DUF1269 domain-containing protein, with protein MATLTVWRFDDPDGAKRAEHALAELEKKELIQVVDAATVSWPEGKKKPRTRQSTNMVAAGTLGGMFWGTLFGLIFFVPLLGLVVGAASGALAGSLTDVGIDDDFIDSVRQKVTPGTSALFVLTNSAVVDRVHTELRERGIRGELLETNLSHEQEARLRAALEEDNEDERAAHLEAAQAAKA; from the coding sequence ATGGCGACACTGACGGTGTGGCGGTTCGACGACCCGGACGGCGCGAAACGTGCCGAGCACGCGCTCGCCGAGCTGGAGAAGAAGGAGCTCATCCAGGTCGTCGACGCCGCGACGGTCTCCTGGCCCGAGGGCAAGAAGAAGCCGCGGACGCGGCAGTCGACCAACATGGTGGCCGCCGGAACGCTGGGCGGGATGTTCTGGGGGACGCTGTTCGGCCTGATCTTCTTCGTGCCGCTCCTGGGGCTCGTGGTCGGCGCGGCCTCGGGTGCGCTGGCCGGGTCGCTGACCGACGTCGGCATCGACGACGACTTCATCGACTCGGTCCGCCAGAAGGTCACGCCCGGCACCTCGGCGCTGTTCGTGCTCACCAACAGCGCGGTCGTCGACCGGGTGCACACCGAGCTGCGCGAGCGCGGCATCCGCGGTGAGCTGCTCGAGACCAACCTCTCCCACGAGCAGGAGGCCCGGCTGCGGGCCGCCCTCGAGGAGGACAACGAGGACGAGCGCGCCGCGCACCTCGAGGCCGCGCAGGCTGCGAAGGCCTGA
- a CDS encoding amidohydrolase produces MSVVEHARTTADPALLALYQDLHRHPELGFQERRTAGLVAQRLSSFGFEVVTGVGGTGVVGVLRNGPGPTALVRADMDALPVKEATGLDYASTVTAPDAEGTVVPVSHACGHDLHTTCLIGAAQLLAGERSMWSGTLVLVFQPAEELATGAQAMVDDGLLERFPKPDVVLGQHVAPLPAGTIAAHAGAAYAGSDSLRVDLVGKGAHGSMPQNSVDPVVMAAQAVLGLQTVVSRTIAPTDVVVLTVGAVHAGQAANVIPGQAELLLNIRSYDPAVRTHVLDEVKKVVDGVAAMAGAPEPPTITEIERFPVVINDAAALGRTLDAFRAWLGPEKILDPGAGAGSEDVGILATSAGAPLSFWLLGGSDPSLFTTGGLDDPALRTIPSNHSPAYAPDAEATLPLGVSALVTAVRTWLPAR; encoded by the coding sequence TTGTCCGTCGTCGAGCACGCTCGCACCACCGCCGACCCAGCCCTGCTGGCGCTCTACCAGGACCTCCACCGTCACCCCGAGCTCGGCTTCCAGGAGCGGCGCACCGCCGGCCTGGTGGCCCAGCGGCTGAGCTCCTTCGGCTTCGAGGTCGTCACGGGCGTCGGGGGCACGGGCGTCGTGGGTGTCCTGCGCAACGGCCCGGGTCCGACCGCACTGGTGCGGGCGGACATGGACGCCCTGCCGGTCAAGGAGGCCACCGGCCTGGACTACGCCAGCACCGTCACCGCCCCCGACGCGGAGGGCACGGTGGTGCCGGTCAGCCACGCCTGCGGCCACGACCTGCACACCACCTGCCTCATCGGCGCCGCGCAGCTGCTCGCCGGGGAGCGGTCGATGTGGTCCGGCACCCTCGTGCTGGTCTTCCAGCCCGCCGAGGAGCTCGCGACCGGCGCCCAGGCGATGGTGGACGACGGGCTGCTGGAGCGCTTCCCGAAGCCCGACGTCGTGCTCGGGCAGCACGTCGCGCCCCTGCCCGCGGGAACGATCGCGGCGCACGCCGGCGCGGCGTACGCCGGCTCGGACTCGCTGCGCGTCGACCTGGTCGGCAAGGGCGCGCACGGATCGATGCCGCAGAACTCGGTGGACCCCGTCGTCATGGCCGCGCAGGCGGTCCTGGGCCTGCAGACCGTCGTGTCGCGGACGATCGCGCCGACCGACGTCGTCGTGCTGACCGTCGGCGCCGTCCACGCCGGTCAGGCGGCCAACGTGATCCCCGGCCAGGCCGAGCTGCTCCTCAACATCCGCAGCTACGACCCCGCCGTGCGCACCCACGTCCTCGACGAGGTCAAGAAGGTCGTGGACGGGGTCGCGGCGATGGCCGGCGCGCCCGAGCCGCCCACGATCACCGAGATCGAGCGGTTCCCCGTCGTGATCAACGACGCCGCCGCGCTGGGCCGCACCCTCGACGCGTTCCGCGCGTGGCTGGGCCCGGAGAAGATCCTCGACCCCGGGGCCGGTGCGGGCAGCGAGGACGTCGGCATCCTGGCCACCAGCGCCGGCGCGCCGCTGTCCTTCTGGCTGCTGGGCGGCAGCGACCCGTCGCTGTTCACCACCGGCGGTCTCGACGACCCGGCGCTGCGCACCATCCCGAGCAACCACTCACCGGCGTACGCACCCGATGCCGAGGCGACGCTGCCGCTCGGCGTCTCCGCCCTGGTGACCGCGGTGCGGACCTGGCTGCCCGCCCGGTGA
- a CDS encoding helix-turn-helix transcriptional regulator has product MTQGTRASDQLSYPTDDEALLDIKLSAPPLRAGLVTRAALIDAARARDASVVGVTAPAGYGKSTLLAEWARREERRVGWVSLARLDDDPVLLLHLLASAYERAVPEQAGLAAATAAAIAGGADVRRGAAVVASAMARPAAAYALLVDDLHHVRSPGCDRVLDVLLPAVPRGSQVVVASRGEPPHLAGLRAVGDAVEITERDLALGSGAAAQVLAAAGLPVTPEQAVDVTARVEGWPVGLNLAALVAREVRCPPGELSGADRYVADYLRREVLGPLDPGVQRFLRETAVLDRLHGPLCEAVVEDPRAPEMLLALEASHSFLVLLDRRREWYRYHRLFREFLLDELRRTEPGMTEELHLRAAGWFQAHAAPVQTVEHLLGAGELHRGAVLVAEIGPRVCGEGEAGTVQRWLTRLGDPVVAAHPPLAVVAGRAAAFLGDPVEAGRWAALADEVAPTPTPTEADRRFETARSTLRALLGADGPARMLADAEAAAGPEADPGPWQPLALSARGEALLLAGEPGRALAAFAEATAAGHAAPDLEVVALAEAETALVDIDAGRWERAAGHVEHALGIVEQRRAGDDVLALLVRAAGARLAIHRSDLAEADRQIARAMRARSAATYALPWLATRGRLHLAKACWARGDRAGAGVLLREIDEVLVRRPDLGTLGDQVAELREATATADGTAPAPEVPLTPAELRLLPYLQTHLRMADIAERLHLSRNTVASEVSAIYRKLGVCSRGEAVHQAQVVGLLAP; this is encoded by the coding sequence GTGACCCAGGGCACCCGAGCATCCGACCAGCTGTCGTACCCGACCGACGACGAGGCGCTGCTAGACATCAAGCTCTCGGCGCCACCGTTGCGGGCCGGCCTGGTCACCCGGGCCGCCCTCATCGACGCCGCCCGCGCCCGCGACGCCTCCGTCGTCGGGGTGACCGCGCCGGCCGGCTACGGGAAGTCCACGTTGCTCGCGGAGTGGGCGCGGCGAGAGGAGCGCCGGGTCGGATGGGTCTCCCTCGCCCGGCTCGACGACGACCCGGTCCTGCTGCTCCACCTGCTCGCCTCGGCCTACGAGCGGGCGGTGCCCGAGCAGGCGGGGCTCGCGGCCGCGACGGCCGCGGCGATCGCGGGCGGAGCGGACGTCCGCCGGGGCGCCGCTGTCGTCGCCTCGGCGATGGCGCGTCCGGCGGCGGCGTACGCCCTCCTGGTCGACGACCTCCACCACGTCCGGTCGCCCGGGTGCGACAGGGTCCTCGACGTGCTGCTCCCCGCGGTCCCGCGGGGCTCCCAGGTGGTGGTCGCGAGCCGGGGCGAGCCGCCGCACCTGGCCGGGCTGCGCGCCGTGGGCGATGCCGTGGAGATCACCGAGCGCGACCTCGCGCTGGGGTCGGGCGCGGCCGCGCAGGTCCTCGCGGCGGCCGGCCTCCCCGTCACCCCCGAGCAGGCGGTCGACGTCACCGCGCGGGTCGAGGGCTGGCCGGTCGGGCTGAACCTCGCCGCGCTGGTCGCGCGGGAGGTGCGGTGCCCGCCCGGGGAGCTCTCCGGCGCCGACCGGTACGTCGCGGACTACCTGCGTCGCGAGGTCCTCGGCCCGCTCGACCCGGGCGTGCAGCGGTTCCTGCGGGAGACCGCCGTGCTCGACCGGCTGCACGGACCGCTGTGCGAGGCCGTGGTCGAGGACCCCCGGGCACCGGAGATGCTGCTCGCCCTGGAGGCGTCGCACTCCTTCCTCGTGCTCCTCGACCGGCGCCGGGAGTGGTACCGCTACCACCGGCTCTTCCGCGAGTTCCTGCTCGACGAGCTGCGCCGGACCGAGCCGGGCATGACCGAGGAGCTGCACCTGCGCGCCGCCGGGTGGTTCCAGGCGCATGCAGCCCCGGTGCAGACGGTCGAGCACCTCCTCGGTGCGGGCGAGCTCCACCGGGGTGCCGTCCTGGTGGCCGAGATCGGGCCCCGCGTGTGCGGCGAGGGCGAGGCGGGGACGGTGCAGCGCTGGCTGACCCGGCTCGGCGACCCGGTGGTGGCCGCGCACCCGCCCCTCGCCGTCGTCGCCGGCCGCGCCGCCGCGTTCCTCGGCGACCCCGTCGAGGCCGGCCGGTGGGCGGCGCTGGCCGACGAGGTGGCCCCCACCCCCACGCCGACCGAGGCCGACCGCCGGTTCGAGACGGCCCGCTCGACGTTGCGCGCCCTCCTCGGTGCCGACGGCCCGGCGCGGATGCTCGCCGACGCCGAGGCCGCCGCGGGCCCCGAGGCCGACCCCGGCCCGTGGCAGCCCCTGGCGCTGTCCGCGCGCGGCGAGGCCCTGCTGCTCGCGGGGGAGCCCGGCCGGGCCCTGGCCGCCTTCGCCGAGGCGACCGCCGCCGGGCACGCGGCCCCCGACCTCGAGGTGGTCGCCCTCGCCGAGGCCGAGACGGCGCTGGTCGACATCGACGCCGGCCGCTGGGAGCGGGCCGCCGGCCACGTCGAGCACGCGCTGGGGATCGTCGAGCAGCGTCGCGCCGGCGACGACGTGCTCGCCCTGCTGGTGCGCGCCGCCGGGGCGCGCCTGGCGATCCACCGCTCGGACCTGGCGGAGGCGGACCGGCAGATCGCCCGGGCCATGCGGGCGCGGTCGGCGGCGACGTACGCGCTGCCGTGGCTGGCCACCCGGGGCCGGCTGCACCTCGCCAAGGCCTGTTGGGCGCGCGGCGACCGGGCCGGCGCAGGAGTCCTCCTGCGCGAGATCGACGAGGTGCTCGTGCGCCGGCCCGACCTCGGCACCCTCGGCGACCAGGTCGCCGAGCTCCGGGAGGCCACGGCGACCGCCGACGGGACCGCGCCGGCCCCCGAGGTGCCCCTCACCCCCGCGGAGCTGCGGCTGCTGCCCTACCTCCAGACGCACCTGCGGATGGCCGACATCGCCGAGCGGCTGCACCTCTCGCGCAACACCGTCGCCTCGGAGGTCTCCGCGATCTACCGCAAGCTCGGCGTCTGCTCGCGCGGCGAGGCCGTCCACCAAGCGCAGGTGGTCGGCCTGCTCGCGCCCTGA
- the aqpZ gene encoding aquaporin Z encodes MDESVTTPQRLTAEFLGTFVLVLGGCGAAVLASGVLVNGILVGIGFLGVSFAFGLSVLTMAYAVGHLSGGHFNPAVTIGLAAGGRFAWKDVPAYVVVQVVGAIAAAAVLYLVASGQDGFSAVDSGFASNGYGDRSPAGYSLLAGLVIEVVLTAIFLIVILGVTDTRAPKGFAPLAIGLTLTLIHLVSIPVTNTSVNPARSIGPALFAGGDAIVQLWLFILAPILGAVIAGIGHAMLLGRGEPATPLEEASEG; translated from the coding sequence ATGGACGAGTCGGTCACGACGCCCCAACGCCTCACCGCAGAGTTCCTCGGCACGTTCGTCCTCGTCCTCGGGGGCTGCGGCGCCGCGGTGCTCGCCTCGGGGGTCCTGGTCAACGGCATCCTCGTCGGCATCGGCTTCCTCGGCGTCTCCTTCGCCTTCGGCCTCTCCGTGCTGACCATGGCCTACGCCGTGGGCCACCTCTCCGGCGGCCACTTCAACCCGGCGGTGACGATCGGGCTGGCGGCCGGCGGCCGGTTCGCGTGGAAGGACGTCCCGGCGTACGTGGTGGTGCAGGTCGTCGGCGCGATCGCCGCGGCCGCGGTGCTCTACCTCGTGGCGAGCGGCCAGGACGGCTTCTCCGCGGTCGACTCCGGCTTCGCCTCGAACGGGTACGGCGACCGCTCACCGGCCGGCTACTCGCTGCTCGCCGGACTGGTCATCGAGGTGGTGCTGACCGCGATCTTCCTCATCGTCATCCTCGGGGTGACCGACACCCGCGCGCCCAAGGGCTTCGCGCCGCTGGCGATCGGGCTGACCCTCACCCTGATCCACCTGGTCAGCATCCCGGTCACCAACACCTCGGTGAACCCGGCCCGCTCGATCGGGCCGGCGCTCTTCGCCGGGGGAGACGCCATCGTCCAGCTCTGGCTCTTCATCCTCGCGCCGATCCTCGGCGCCGTGATCGCCGGGATCGGTCACGCCATGCTGCTCGGCCGGGGCGAGCCCGCGACCCCGTTGGAGGAGGCCTCCGAGGGCTGA